From Nitrospiria bacterium, one genomic window encodes:
- the corA gene encoding magnesium/cobalt transporter CorA has product MIEIFTYSKQNGLRRITDSGSLPSLLKDESESVWVDLEAPTEEETQILSSVFNFHPLAIEDCVGESHLPKLDDFGDYLFLVLHGARSGEAPGTFKTVELNFFLGKRYLVSYHQPLSRSVNRTKERCLKNSLTMSRGLDFLLYEILDGTVDNYFPILDDFDEVLDELEREVTASPTKETLNRIFTLKRDGMALRRVTSPQREILNRLSRDPFTVVNKRTAIYFRDVYDHLVRINDLAESYKDLTTGLLEAYISMVSNRLNEVVKILTALTVVFMPLTVITGIYGMNFKYMPELQWRYGYYITIGAMLGIVVVMLWFFRRKKWI; this is encoded by the coding sequence ATGATCGAGATTTTTACCTACTCAAAACAAAACGGCCTAAGGAGGATCACGGATTCCGGGTCCTTACCCAGCCTGCTGAAGGACGAATCCGAGTCCGTCTGGGTCGATCTGGAGGCGCCGACCGAGGAAGAGACCCAGATTCTATCCTCCGTCTTTAATTTTCATCCCCTCGCCATCGAGGATTGCGTCGGGGAATCCCATCTTCCGAAACTGGACGACTTCGGCGACTATTTATTTCTGGTGCTGCACGGCGCCCGGAGCGGCGAGGCGCCGGGAACGTTCAAAACGGTCGAGCTCAATTTCTTCCTGGGAAAGCGCTACCTGGTCTCCTATCACCAGCCCTTGTCCCGCAGCGTCAACCGCACGAAAGAACGGTGCCTGAAAAACTCCCTCACCATGTCACGGGGATTGGATTTCCTCCTTTACGAAATACTGGACGGCACCGTGGACAATTACTTCCCCATCCTGGATGATTTCGACGAAGTGCTCGACGAACTCGAGCGCGAGGTCACGGCGTCCCCCACCAAGGAAACCCTAAACCGGATATTCACGCTGAAACGGGACGGGATGGCCCTTCGGAGGGTCACCAGTCCGCAGCGAGAAATCCTCAACCGGCTGAGCCGCGACCCGTTCACGGTGGTCAACAAACGGACGGCCATCTATTTCCGCGATGTGTATGATCATCTCGTGCGGATCAACGACCTGGCGGAATCTTACAAAGACCTTACGACCGGACTCCTGGAGGCCTACATCTCCATGGTGTCCAACCGTTTGAACGAGGTCGTGAAAATTCTCACGGCGCTCACCGTCGTCTTCATGCCCCTCACGGTCATCACCGGAATCTATGGAATGAACTTCAAGTACATGCCCGAATTGCAATGGCGCTACGGC
- the recG gene encoding ATP-dependent DNA helicase RecG — MMSKAETLEAILDRIQKPIRYAVQKNFAHLMKIQGLAGFVTQQVQAALAQTLSEETARDWARLKDLFTDYDQLIEGARRDRLRRAQELLEILSQSGTACIGPDPPRVPDPSGLPPDAVLWDRPIQYLKGVGPKRAEWLARLGIKTLEDFLYYLPWRYEDRSRLKSIAQVIPGEEQTVCGVVQSTHLTITSRRGFKIIEMLLGDESGSILVKWFNQPYLQKRFKTGQRLMLFGRVAVNPRRGRGLEIENPVYEFLDDETPAVGLHSGRIVPIYHETHGLTSRPVRSLMKTILEEYAPGLREMLPQSVLKAHHLIPLSEALPRAHFPSAGTSLEVLNQGRSDAHRRLAFDELFLLQLGLGLKRRETAEEPRGTAFDTEGPYLRRFLEGLPYRLTSAQSAVLGEIKRDMARPHPMNRLLQGDVGCGKTVVALAAMVIAVDNGYQAVLMVPTEILAEQHYLSLKRWFAPFKRPCLLLTGGQSKGESAKALRFAASDEPAFVVGTHALIQGEVRFGRLGLVVVDEQHKFGVMQRALLREKGYHPDVLIMTATPIPRTLALTVHGDLDLSVIDELPQGRAPIETRLCYESKRSQAYALVAEQVAQGRQAYVVYPIVEESEKTDLKAATQMADHLQREVFPSMTVGLLHGRMRMDEKERVMEAFKNGRIQILVATTVIEVGIDVPNATVMVIEHAERFGLSQLHQLRGRVGRGRHRSYCLLLAAARVSEEGRRRLNTMVRSHDGFVIAEEDLAIRGPGEFFGTRQSGLPELRVANILRDAKLLEAAREEAWKMLSRDPQLTRPEHAALKAALARKWKGKLELFTVS, encoded by the coding sequence ATGATGAGCAAAGCGGAAACGCTGGAGGCCATCCTCGACCGTATTCAGAAACCGATCCGATACGCCGTTCAAAAGAACTTCGCCCATCTCATGAAGATCCAGGGATTGGCCGGGTTTGTGACGCAACAGGTCCAGGCGGCCCTCGCGCAGACCCTTTCCGAAGAGACCGCGCGGGACTGGGCGCGCCTGAAGGATCTTTTTACCGATTACGACCAACTTATCGAAGGGGCGCGGCGGGACCGTTTGCGAAGGGCTCAGGAGCTTTTGGAGATCCTCTCCCAGAGCGGCACGGCTTGTATTGGGCCGGACCCGCCCCGGGTTCCGGATCCCTCCGGCCTGCCTCCGGATGCCGTTCTATGGGACCGTCCGATTCAATACCTTAAAGGAGTGGGTCCAAAACGGGCCGAATGGCTGGCCCGGTTGGGAATCAAGACCCTGGAGGATTTCCTTTACTACCTGCCCTGGCGGTATGAGGACCGCAGCCGTCTCAAATCCATCGCCCAGGTAATTCCCGGTGAAGAGCAGACCGTCTGCGGGGTGGTTCAATCGACCCATCTGACGATCACATCCCGTCGCGGGTTTAAAATCATTGAAATGCTGCTGGGGGATGAAAGCGGCTCCATCCTCGTCAAATGGTTCAATCAGCCCTATTTGCAAAAGCGGTTCAAGACGGGGCAGAGGCTCATGCTTTTCGGAAGGGTGGCGGTAAATCCCCGCCGGGGCCGGGGCCTTGAAATTGAAAACCCGGTTTACGAGTTTTTGGACGACGAGACCCCCGCGGTCGGTTTGCACAGCGGCCGGATTGTTCCGATCTATCATGAGACGCATGGATTGACCAGCCGTCCGGTCCGGTCGCTCATGAAGACGATCCTGGAAGAGTATGCGCCGGGGCTCCGCGAAATGCTCCCGCAGTCGGTTCTCAAGGCCCATCACCTCATCCCGTTATCGGAGGCCTTGCCCCGTGCCCATTTCCCGTCTGCGGGAACTTCTCTGGAGGTGTTGAATCAGGGTCGCAGCGACGCCCACCGCCGGCTGGCGTTTGATGAATTATTTCTTCTCCAACTCGGCCTGGGCTTGAAACGGCGGGAGACGGCGGAGGAACCCCGGGGAACGGCCTTTGATACGGAGGGCCCGTATCTGAGGCGGTTTCTTGAGGGGCTCCCGTATCGACTCACGTCGGCCCAGTCGGCCGTGCTGGGAGAAATCAAGCGGGACATGGCCCGTCCGCATCCGATGAATCGTCTTCTTCAGGGGGACGTCGGATGCGGAAAAACGGTTGTCGCATTGGCCGCGATGGTGATCGCGGTTGACAACGGCTATCAGGCGGTTCTCATGGTACCCACCGAGATCCTTGCGGAACAACATTACCTTTCCCTCAAGCGTTGGTTCGCGCCCTTCAAACGACCCTGCCTTCTTCTGACCGGCGGTCAATCCAAAGGAGAATCGGCGAAGGCCCTGAGATTCGCGGCCTCCGACGAGCCGGCCTTCGTCGTGGGAACGCATGCATTGATCCAGGGGGAGGTGCGCTTCGGCCGTCTGGGCCTCGTGGTCGTGGACGAGCAGCACAAGTTCGGCGTGATGCAGCGCGCCTTGCTGCGGGAAAAGGGATACCATCCCGATGTCCTCATCATGACCGCCACGCCCATTCCACGGACCTTGGCCTTGACCGTTCACGGGGATTTGGATCTTTCGGTGATCGACGAGCTGCCCCAAGGACGGGCCCCGATCGAGACCCGTCTCTGCTATGAATCGAAACGTTCCCAGGCTTATGCCCTTGTGGCCGAGCAGGTGGCGCAAGGGCGTCAGGCCTACGTGGTTTACCCGATCGTGGAGGAATCGGAAAAGACGGATCTTAAAGCGGCCACTCAAATGGCGGACCATTTGCAGCGCGAGGTGTTTCCTTCCATGACGGTCGGTTTGCTTCACGGACGGATGCGGATGGATGAGAAGGAAAGGGTCATGGAGGCCTTCAAGAATGGACGGATTCAAATATTGGTGGCCACGACCGTGATCGAGGTCGGGATCGATGTTCCCAATGCAACGGTGATGGTCATCGAGCACGCCGAGCGGTTCGGCCTGTCGCAACTCCATCAACTTCGCGGCCGGGTGGGCCGGGGGCGTCACCGGTCCTATTGCCTCCTCCTGGCCGCCGCACGGGTTTCGGAGGAGGGCCGGCGTCGCCTGAACACCATGGTCCGGAGCCACGACGGCTTTGTGATCGCCGAGGAGGATCTGGCCATCCGGGGTCCCGGCGAATTTTTCGGGACGCGCCAGTCCGGCCTGCCCGAACTTCGGGTCGCCAATATTCTCCGGGACGCAAAGTTGCTGGAAGCGGCGCGCGAAGAGGCCTGGAAAATGCTTTCGAGGGATCCGCAATTGACCCGGCCCGAACATGCCGCGTTGAAGGCCGCGCTGGCGAGGAAGTGGAAGGGGAAGCTGGAGCTGTTTACGGTCAGCTGA
- the rpmB gene encoding 50S ribosomal protein L28, with translation MAYVCAICGKGKTVGFKVSHAHNKTKHPFYPNLKSVKALVNQTTRRIKVCTRCIRSGWVKKAV, from the coding sequence GTGGCCTACGTTTGTGCAATCTGCGGCAAGGGAAAGACCGTCGGTTTTAAGGTCAGTCATGCCCATAACAAGACGAAGCACCCCTTTTACCCGAATTTGAAATCCGTCAAGGCGCTCGTGAACCAGACAACCCGGCGGATCAAAGTCTGCACCCGTTGCATTCGTTCCGGGTGGGTGAAGAAAGCCGTCTGA